In Streptomyces sp. NBC_01426, one genomic interval encodes:
- a CDS encoding alkaline phosphatase family protein has protein sequence MFSSAPANWDEPELLDLAGAPVPHYGTGSLADLLPTLAAGQGVPGLAAGIAELTPADRNCVFLVDGMGWEQIKAHPQEAPFLASLLAGSRGGTGLPITSGFPATTATSLASVGTGLPPARHGLPGYAVRNPASGELMNQLRWQPWTQPKTWQPYPTVFQLADAAGVHTAQVSAPGFQTTPLTKIALSGGTFHGRMTGEERMDLAAIQLAAGERSLVYTYYSELDGAGHRHGVDSDVWRGQLMHVDRLVQRLAEQLPPRTALYVTADHGMVDVPFDEDARIDFDEDWELGAGVALLGGEGRARHVYAVPGAEADVLTVWREVLGDRFWIASREEALQLGWFGAPGECDDRVLGRIGDVVAAAHADVAITASRNEPNESALVGMHGSMTAAEQLVPLLEIRT, from the coding sequence ATGTTCTCCTCCGCACCCGCGAACTGGGACGAGCCCGAGCTGCTGGACCTCGCCGGCGCCCCCGTCCCGCACTACGGCACCGGCTCCCTCGCCGACCTGCTGCCGACCCTCGCGGCCGGACAGGGCGTCCCCGGCCTCGCCGCCGGAATCGCCGAACTGACCCCGGCCGACCGGAACTGCGTCTTCCTGGTCGACGGCATGGGCTGGGAGCAGATCAAGGCCCACCCGCAGGAGGCCCCGTTCCTGGCCTCCCTGCTCGCCGGCTCGCGCGGCGGCACCGGTCTCCCGATCACCTCGGGCTTCCCGGCGACCACCGCCACCTCGCTGGCGTCCGTCGGCACGGGCCTGCCGCCCGCCCGGCACGGTCTGCCCGGCTACGCGGTGCGCAACCCGGCCTCCGGCGAGCTGATGAACCAGCTCCGCTGGCAGCCGTGGACCCAGCCGAAGACCTGGCAGCCGTACCCCACCGTCTTCCAGCTCGCGGACGCCGCCGGCGTGCACACCGCGCAGGTGTCCGCACCGGGCTTCCAGACCACCCCGCTCACCAAGATCGCACTGAGCGGCGGCACCTTCCACGGCCGGATGACCGGCGAGGAGCGGATGGACCTGGCGGCCATCCAACTGGCCGCCGGCGAGCGCTCGCTCGTGTACACGTACTACAGCGAACTCGACGGAGCCGGTCACCGGCACGGAGTCGACTCCGACGTCTGGCGCGGTCAACTCATGCACGTCGACCGGCTGGTGCAGCGACTGGCGGAGCAACTGCCGCCCCGCACCGCCCTGTACGTGACCGCCGACCACGGCATGGTCGACGTCCCCTTCGACGAGGACGCGCGGATCGACTTCGACGAGGACTGGGAACTGGGCGCGGGCGTGGCCCTGCTGGGCGGCGAGGGGCGGGCCCGACACGTCTACGCGGTGCCGGGAGCCGAGGCCGACGTGCTCACCGTGTGGCGCGAGGTGCTCGGGGACCGCTTCTGGATCGCGAGCCGCGAAGAAGCCCTGCAACTCGGCTGGTTCGGCGCCCCGGGGGAGTGCGACGACCGTGTGCTCGGCCGGATCGGCGACGTCGTCGCCGCCGCCCACGCCGACGTCGCGATCACCGCGTCCCGCAACGAGCCCAACGAGTCGGCGCTCGTCGGCATGCACGGCTCCATGACCGCGGCCGAGCAACTGGTCCCGCTCCTCGAAATCCGCACCTGA
- a CDS encoding thymidine kinase, whose translation MPELVFFSGTMDCGKSTLALQIGHNRSARGLQGVIFTRDDRAGEGKLSSRLGLVTEAVEAGEGMDLYAYLVAQLSQGGRADYVIVDEAQFLAPEQIDQLARIVDDLDMDVFAFGITTDFRTKLFPGSQRLIELADRIEQLQVEALCWCGARATHNARTVGGVMVVEGEQVVVGDVNRPAEEIGYEVLCRRHHRRHMTSAAAHAGALSPDVLPVNHA comes from the coding sequence ATGCCCGAGCTGGTGTTCTTCTCCGGAACGATGGACTGCGGAAAGAGCACCCTGGCGCTCCAGATCGGGCACAACCGCTCTGCCCGGGGGCTGCAAGGCGTGATCTTCACGCGGGACGACCGGGCGGGCGAGGGCAAGCTGTCCTCGCGGCTGGGCCTGGTGACGGAGGCGGTCGAGGCCGGCGAGGGCATGGACCTGTACGCGTACCTGGTCGCCCAGCTGTCCCAGGGCGGCCGGGCGGACTACGTGATCGTGGACGAGGCCCAGTTCCTGGCCCCCGAGCAGATCGACCAGCTCGCGCGCATCGTGGACGACCTCGACATGGACGTCTTCGCCTTCGGCATCACCACCGACTTCCGCACCAAGCTCTTCCCTGGCTCGCAGCGCCTCATCGAGCTGGCGGACCGGATCGAGCAGCTCCAGGTCGAGGCCCTGTGCTGGTGCGGCGCCCGCGCCACCCACAACGCCCGCACGGTGGGGGGCGTCATGGTGGTGGAAGGCGAGCAGGTCGTGGTCGGCGACGTGAACCGGCCGGCCGAGGAGATCGGCTACGAAGTCCTGTGCCGCCGCCACCACCGCCGCCACATGACCTCCGCCGCGGCCCACGCCGGCGCCCTTTCCCCGGACGTCCTCCCCGTCAACCACGCCTGA
- a CDS encoding DUF5998 family protein, with protein sequence MAKSGTTTQGLRAAIERSGYYPTLVAEAVEAAVGGEPISSYLVHQETTFDSNEVRRHVTVLVLTGNRFIVSHTDEQAADAGSPSPYATTSTESVKLGSISSVVLSRVVANPESYTAGTLPREVVLTIGWGAVSRIDLEPAACGDPNCDSDHGYTGNSTADDLSLRVSEAGDGPETVRQTLVFAQALSEATAASPAAGR encoded by the coding sequence ATGGCGAAATCCGGTACGACGACCCAGGGGCTGCGCGCGGCGATCGAGCGCAGCGGCTACTACCCGACCCTCGTGGCCGAGGCCGTGGAGGCCGCGGTGGGCGGCGAGCCGATCTCGTCGTACCTGGTCCACCAGGAGACGACCTTCGACTCCAACGAGGTGCGCCGGCACGTCACGGTCCTGGTCCTCACCGGCAACCGCTTCATCGTGAGCCACACCGACGAGCAGGCCGCCGACGCCGGGTCGCCGTCCCCGTACGCGACGACGTCCACCGAGTCGGTCAAGCTCGGCAGCATCTCCTCGGTGGTGCTCAGCCGCGTCGTCGCCAACCCCGAGTCGTACACCGCCGGCACCCTGCCGCGCGAGGTCGTGCTGACCATCGGCTGGGGCGCCGTCTCGCGCATCGACCTGGAGCCCGCCGCCTGCGGCGACCCGAACTGCGACTCCGACCACGGCTACACCGGCAACTCCACCGCCGACGACCTCAGCCTGCGGGTCAGCGAGGCCGGAGACGGCCCGGAGACGGTCCGTCAGACCCTGGTCTTCGCCCAGGCACTGTCCGAGGCCACCGCGGCCTCGCCCGCCGCCGGCCGCTGA
- a CDS encoding VOC family protein, whose translation MTEAAKATRRQPGTPCWVSLMVHGLGPTEEFYADLFGWEYQPGPEQLGPYVRASLDGQEVAGVGEMPPDRDLPVAWTTYLATDDADATAEVIRACGGTVAVGPLDAGIAGRVAICSDPLGAIFGIWQAGSHLGTALHGAPGTPVWNELVTQDTTAVGKFYEHVFGHEARQHPDATDDFDYLTLRLDGRPVAAVHGVGRSLPHDRGPHWMTYFEVEDTDAAAARVIDLGGRVVQPPREGFNGRLATVADPEGAIFTLVHSRN comes from the coding sequence ATGACCGAGGCAGCGAAGGCAACCAGGCGTCAGCCCGGTACACCGTGCTGGGTGAGCCTGATGGTGCACGGCCTCGGCCCCACCGAGGAGTTCTACGCCGACCTCTTCGGATGGGAGTACCAACCGGGCCCGGAGCAGTTGGGCCCCTATGTCAGAGCCTCGCTCGACGGCCAAGAGGTGGCCGGCGTCGGCGAGATGCCCCCGGACCGGGACCTGCCGGTCGCCTGGACCACGTACCTCGCCACCGACGACGCCGATGCCACGGCCGAGGTGATCCGCGCCTGCGGGGGCACGGTCGCGGTGGGCCCGCTGGACGCCGGCATCGCGGGCCGGGTGGCGATCTGCTCGGACCCGCTCGGCGCCATCTTCGGCATCTGGCAGGCGGGCAGCCATCTGGGCACCGCGCTGCACGGCGCCCCCGGTACCCCGGTGTGGAACGAGTTGGTCACGCAGGACACCACGGCGGTCGGCAAGTTCTACGAGCACGTCTTCGGTCACGAGGCCCGCCAACACCCGGACGCGACGGACGACTTCGACTATCTGACCCTGCGCCTGGACGGCCGCCCGGTCGCCGCCGTGCACGGGGTGGGCCGCTCGCTGCCGCACGACCGGGGTCCGCACTGGATGACGTACTTCGAGGTCGAGGACACCGACGCGGCCGCGGCCCGGGTGATCGACCTCGGTGGCCGCGTCGTCCAACCGCCCCGCGAGGGGTTCAATGGCCGACTGGCCACGGTCGCGGACCCGGAGGGGGCGATCTTCACCCTGGTCCACTCCCGGAACTGA
- a CDS encoding sulfurtransferase, translating to MTAILSASELMSELTGNAPPVLLDVRWQLGGPDQRPAYEAGHLPGAVYVDLDHELAGPVSATGLGGRHPLPDPEAFGAVMRRAGVRAGAPVVVYDGGQGWAAARAWWLLRWTGHTDVRVLDGGLAAWTAAGGAVTADTSTPAEGDFKPNPGALEVLDADGAAALARSGVLLDARAGERYRGEVEPIDRVGGHVPGAVSAPTSENVEADGRFLPAATLRARFEALGASGQPPVGVYCGSGVSGAHEVLALDVAGIPSALYAGSWSDWSSDPARPVATGPTP from the coding sequence ATGACTGCGATCCTCTCGGCTTCCGAACTGATGAGCGAACTGACCGGAAACGCGCCACCGGTGCTCCTGGACGTCCGCTGGCAACTGGGTGGCCCCGACCAGCGGCCCGCGTACGAGGCCGGGCACCTGCCGGGCGCCGTGTACGTGGACCTGGACCACGAACTGGCAGGTCCCGTGAGCGCGACGGGACTTGGTGGGCGCCATCCCCTGCCGGACCCGGAGGCGTTCGGCGCGGTGATGCGCCGGGCCGGGGTCCGCGCCGGCGCCCCGGTGGTCGTGTACGACGGCGGACAGGGCTGGGCCGCCGCCCGGGCGTGGTGGCTGCTGCGCTGGACGGGGCACACGGATGTTCGGGTCCTGGACGGGGGCCTCGCGGCGTGGACGGCGGCCGGTGGTGCGGTGACGGCCGACACATCCACCCCCGCTGAGGGTGATTTCAAGCCAAACCCGGGTGCGCTGGAGGTCCTCGACGCGGACGGGGCGGCCGCGCTGGCCCGTTCGGGTGTCCTCCTGGACGCCAGGGCGGGGGAGCGGTACCGCGGCGAGGTCGAGCCGATCGACCGGGTCGGCGGCCACGTGCCGGGCGCGGTGTCCGCACCGACCTCGGAGAACGTGGAAGCGGACGGGCGGTTCCTGCCGGCGGCGACACTGCGCGCACGGTTCGAGGCACTCGGGGCCTCGGGGCAGCCCCCGGTCGGCGTCTACTGCGGGTCGGGGGTCTCCGGCGCACACGAGGTGCTGGCCCTGGACGTCGCGGGCATCCCGTCCGCGCTGTACGCGGGCAGCTGGTCGGACTGGTCCTCGGACCCGGCCCGCCCGGTCGCCACGGGCCCGACGCCGTAA